One window of the Eucalyptus grandis isolate ANBG69807.140 chromosome 8, ASM1654582v1, whole genome shotgun sequence genome contains the following:
- the LOC104414455 gene encoding omega-hydroxypalmitate O-feruloyl transferase yields the protein MEAPAKKNILKVERSSPVAVLPEYETPEGSMFLSSLDQMAPAIVPTVYCFDRSDAKVVDVIKQALAKVLVHYYPISGRLAKKSRRKLVVDCQKKLGVPFVEALADCDMKILGNLIIFDSDVLGKLVYRDPMEHVLEVAPLLTAQVTKFRCGGFTLGIALSHCIADGVSAMNFMNAWAEIARGEPLSLVPCHDRTVLKSRLPPRITGPYNEFVHISDVSNMTALYEEQQFVQKSFHFDAEKLAILKIMATKDEQVTGSCTNFIALAAFVWRARSVALKMKLHQQSKLLLAVNFRYRLTPPLPEGYFGNAVALPCCLCSVGELIEEPISASAGRIKKAIESVTDNSIRSRIDYLDKYRYQGFPLGTLVITSWTGLEYGSTDFGWGEPRFGMGDLLRETCLFMTEGKEKEKDITVVLGLPVSAMNTFEKLVCDLNEA from the exons ATGGAGGCACCCGCAAAGAAGAACATCTTAAAAGTAGAAAGATCTAGCCCCGTCGCAGTCCTACCAGAATATGAAACACCCGAGGGTTCCATGTTCTTAAGTAGCCTTGATCAAATGGCTCCCGCAATCGTGCCGACCGTTTATTGTTTCGACAGGAGTGACGCAAAAGTGGTGGACGTGATTAAGCAAGCTCTGGCCAAAGTTCTGGTTCATTACTATCCAATTTCCGGGAGATTAGCTAAAAAGTCTCGTCGGAAGTTGGTCGTTGATTGCCAAAAGAAGTTAGGAGTCCCATTTGTGGAGGCACTGGCTGATTGTGACATGAAAATTCTGggtaatttaataatttttgattCTGATGTTTTAGGTAAGCTTGTTTACAGAGATCCTATGGAACATGTACTTGAAGTTGCCCCTCTTCTAACTGCACAG GTGACGAAATTCAGATGTGGAGGTTTCACATTGGGGATCGCACTTAGTCATTGCATAGCAGATGGTGTGTCGGCAATGAATTTTATGAACGCATGGGCTGAAATAGCAAGAGGCGAGCCTTTATCCCTCGTCCCTTGTCATGATAGAACCGTCCTAAAATCAAGGTTGCCTCCTCGAATCACCGGTCCTTACAATGAATTTGTTCACATAAGTGATGTATCAAACATGACGGCATTATATGAGGAGCAACAATTCGTACAAAAGTCTTTCCACTTTGATGCTGAGAAGCTGGCCATCTTAAAAATAATGGCAACAAAAGATGAACAG GTAACAGGCAGTTGCACCAACTTCATAGCACTTGCAGCCTTCGTGTGGCGGGCTCGAAGCGTGGCCCTCAAGATGAAACTCCACCAACAATCAAAACTTCTTTTAGCAGTCAATTTCAGGTACAGACTAACACCACCATTGCCCGAGGGATACTTTGGGAACGCCGTGGCCTTGCCCTGTTGTCTCTGCTCGGTCGGAGAGTTGATTGAGGAGCCAATCTCTGCTTCCGCGGGGAGAATAAAGAAGGCAATCGAGAGCGTGACCGACAACTCCATTCGGTCAAGGATCGACTATTTGGACAAGTATCGATATCAGGGATTTCCTCTGGGCACTCTAGTAATAACTTCATGGACAGGGCTCGAGTATGGCTCCACGGACTTTGGATGGGGAGAGCCGAGGTTTGGGATGGGTGACCTACTAAGGGAAACCTGCTTGTTTATGAcagaagggaaagagaaagagaaagacatTACGGTGGTGTTGGGTTTGCCCGTTTCAGCCATGAATACTTTTGAGAAGCTTGTTTGTGATCTGAACGAGGCTTAG